The genomic DNA CTGGAAGGTGATCTGCTGCGGCGAGAGATCGCCGTCATGACGCTGGCCGCCGGTCATGGCCACCGCGTCGTTGTAAAGGATCTTGTAGGTGATATTGGTCTTGGAGGCGACTGCCTGCCGGATCGCCAGCAGCCCGGAATGGAAATAGGTGCCGTCGCCGAGGTTCGCAAAAATGTGGTTCTCGTTGGTGAAGGGTGCGATGCCGACCCACGGCACGCCCTCGCCGCCCATATGCGTGAAGGTCTCGGTCGAGCGGTCCATCCACAGCGCCATGAAGTGGCAGCCGATGCCGGCGAGCGCGCGGCTGCCTTCAGGGACTTTCGTCGAGGTGTTGTGGGGACAGCCGGAGCAGAAGTAAGGCGTGCGGGAAACGGGCGCGACCGCCTGCATCTGGGTCGCCTGGCGGCCGTTGAACCAGTCGGCCTTGGCGCGGAGCATCTCCGCGATCTCGGGGTTGAGATCGAGCTTGAGAAGTCGCTCGGTAAGCGAGGTCGCGAGCGAGGCGACGCTGAGCTCGGCAGCGAAGGTCAGGAAGCGCTTGTCGTGCTCGTCCATCTTGCCAACGATGCGCGGACGGACGTCGTCGCGCCAGTTGAACAGCACCTGCTTGACCTGGTTCTCGACGATCTCGCGGCGCTCCTCGACGATGAAAATCTCCTCCAGGCCGACCGCGAATTCATGCACACCTTCCGGCTCCAGCGGCCAGGGCATGCCGATCTTGTAGAGGCGAAGGCCGATCTTGGCCGCGACCTGCTCGGTGATGCCGAGTTCGCGCAACGCCTGGCGCACGTCCTCATAGCTCTTGCCCGAGGCCATGATGCCGAAGCGAGCATTCGGCGAATCCATGGTGACGCGGTTGACCTTGTTGGCGCGTGCAAAGGCGATCGCGGCGAAGCCCTTGTAGTCCTGCAGGCGGCGGTCCTGCTCGAAGCGGTCGTCGGGCCAGCGCAGGTTGAGGCCACCGGGCGGCAGCTCGAAATCGGCGGGGATGATGAACGGCTTCATCTCGTCGGTGAGGTCGATCTCGGCGGTGGTCTCCACCGTCTCCGTGATCACCTTCATGCCGACCCAGCAGCCGGAATAGCGCGACATCGCGATGCCGAGCAGGCCCATCTCGATCATCTCATGGATGCTCGAGGGATAAAGATACGGCATCAGCGCGGACATGAAGGCGTGGTCGGACTGATGCGGGACGGTCGAGGATTTGGCGCCGTGGTCGTCACCGGCAAGGCACAGCACGCCGCCGTTCTTGGCCGAGCCTGCCGCATTGCCGTGGCGGAACACGTCGCCGCAGCGGTCGACGCCCGGGCCCTTGCCGTACCAGATGCCGACCACGCCGTCATATTTGGCGCCGGGCGAGAGGTTGAGCTGCTGCGAGCCCCAGACGGCTGTCGCCGCGAGGTCCTCGTTCACGCCGGGCTGGAACTTGATGTTGTACTGCTCGAGATGCTTTCGCGCGGCGAACAGCTGCTGGTCGTAGCCGCCGAGCGGCGATCCGCGATAGCCGGAGATGAAACCCGCGGTGTTGAGGCCGCTGGCGCGGTCGCGCCGGATCTGGGCCATGGGCAGGCGGACCAGGGCCTGGATGCCCGTGGTGAAGACGTGTCCGGTTTCCTGGGTGTATTTTTGATCGAGACTGATCGGACCCTGGTTGATGCCCATGCTGTCCTCTTTTGCCGCCCTGTTCAGGTCTTTGTCACTTCGCGTCGCTTAAGCCGTTGCCGTCCCGTTGTTTTTAGCTAGGGCGCGCCGACCAGTTTCGCCACTCTATGTCGGATAATTCACGATCCGCATCACAAATCTGGAGCAAAGGGAGGCCCGGGTAAAAATCGCAATTTCGTGGCCTGAAACACGCATGCCATTTTCAATTTGTGTCACCATACCCCCGCCATCGCGAAATGAATTGATGGCGCGCTTGCGTCGGTGCGGTCGATTGGTCGCAGGAGAAGCTTGGGATGCGGACGATTCTGACGGGCTTGGCTGTTGCGGGCGTGGCGTTGTGCAGTGCGGTTGCAGGCATGGCCCTCGCCGCCGAGCCGTCGCCGGAGCTGATCGCCTACGGCAAGACGCTGGTCGAGGCCGGCGACTGCGCGGGCTGCCACACCGCCGATCCCGCAAGACCGTTCGCGGGCGGCAAGCGCATCGACACCCCCTTCGGCGCGATCTATGCGCCGAACCTGACCCCGGAGCGCGACACCGGGATCGGCGCCTGGACGGACGCCGACTTCGTGCGCGCCGTGCGCACCGGCATCGCGCCTGACGGCTCGAACTATTACCCGGCCTTTCCCTATCCCTTCTTCACGAAGATGACGAAGGACGACACGCTGGCGATCCGCGCCTATCTCGGCACGCTCGCGCCTGACGTGAGCCGCAACAAGCCGCCGGAGCTGCGCTGGCCGTTCGGCTATCGCGGCCTGATGCGGATCTGGAACGCGATGTATTTCAAGCCCGGCCTGTTCGAGCCGGACCAGAGCAAGAGCGCGGCCTGGAACAGGGGCGGCTACCTCGTCACCGGTCTCGGCCATTGCGGCGCCTGCCACACCCCGAAGAATTATTTCGGCGCGGACAAGAGCGCGCAAGCCTTGTCGGGCAGCGAGGTCGGCGGATGGTACGCGCCGCGGCTCGATGGCGCGGCACGCACGGGATTGCAGTCGTGGAGTGCGCAAGACATCGCCGAATATCTGCAGAGCGGGCGCAATGCCAAAAGCCATGCCGGCGGACCGATGGCGGAAGTCATCGTCAACTCGACGTCCAAGATGAGCGAGGCCGATGTGCGCGCCATCGCGGTTTACTTGAAGGGCCTGCCGCCAGCGCGACGCGAGACCATCGTCACGCCGCCGGATGAGGCCGAGATGAAGGCGGGCCAGGCGGTCTATGCAAAACTCTGCATCGCCTGCCACGAAGCCGACGGCTCAGGCGCCCCGCGCATCTATCCGCCGCTGCCGGGCAATGCGCTGCTGCAATCCAACAATCCCTCCTCCACCTTGCGCATCATCCTCGACGGCGCCCACACCCTGACCACGCCGCGCGCGCCCAACACCGGTGAGATGCCGGGCTATGCCAAGCAGCTGTCCGATGCGGAGATCGCGGCCGTGACGAACTACATCCGCAATTCCTGGGGCAATGCGGGTCTGCTGGTCACGCCGGCGCAGGTCGCGAAGGCGAGGATGCGAGAGGCGAATGGCGAGTAGTGATTGGCGAATGGCCACCTCTATTCGCAATTCGCCGTTCACGCGCGACAGCGCTCACCTCTCCTCATCTCCCGTGAACACGAATTTCGGCATCTCCCATTTGTAGCGCACTGCCAGCAGACGGAAGCCGATGCCGAGCGCGAAGGTCAGGAGGGTCGAGAGCTCGGGGTTGAGCTTGAGGCCGAACGCGGTCGCATAGAACAGGCCGGTCACCACCGAGACGCTGGC from Bradyrhizobium sp. CCBAU 53351 includes the following:
- a CDS encoding cytochrome c, encoding MRTILTGLAVAGVALCSAVAGMALAAEPSPELIAYGKTLVEAGDCAGCHTADPARPFAGGKRIDTPFGAIYAPNLTPERDTGIGAWTDADFVRAVRTGIAPDGSNYYPAFPYPFFTKMTKDDTLAIRAYLGTLAPDVSRNKPPELRWPFGYRGLMRIWNAMYFKPGLFEPDQSKSAAWNRGGYLVTGLGHCGACHTPKNYFGADKSAQALSGSEVGGWYAPRLDGAARTGLQSWSAQDIAEYLQSGRNAKSHAGGPMAEVIVNSTSKMSEADVRAIAVYLKGLPPARRETIVTPPDEAEMKAGQAVYAKLCIACHEADGSGAPRIYPPLPGNALLQSNNPSSTLRIILDGAHTLTTPRAPNTGEMPGYAKQLSDAEIAAVTNYIRNSWGNAGLLVTPAQVAKARMREANGE